The following are encoded in a window of Diorhabda sublineata isolate icDioSubl1.1 chromosome 3, icDioSubl1.1, whole genome shotgun sequence genomic DNA:
- the LOC130441834 gene encoding exportin-7 isoform X2, which produces MADEQGIRQLELLCKQLYESQDTSVRAEAEKTLVVFQSGPDALTKCQVLLDRGDSCYAQLLAATTLTKLVSRSAQGLSLQQRVDIRNYVLNYLATRPKLPNFVLQALVTLFARITKLGWFDSHKDEFVFRNVVSDIGKFLQGSVEHCMIGVQLLSQLTCEMNQISEVEANRSLTKHRKIASSFRDTQLFEIFRLSCTLLGNARENCKNLNFNDESQHGLMTQLLRLAQNCLTFDFIGTSTDESSDDLCTVQIPTSWRPAFLDFTTLKLFFDLYHSLPNTLSSLALSCLVQIASVRRSLFSNTERAKFLTHLVNGVKHILQNPQGLSDPANYHEFCRLLARLKSNYQLGELVMVDNYPEAIQLIAKFTVQSLQMWQFAPNSVHYLLSLWQRMVASVPYVKATEPHLLETYTPEVTNAYITSRLESVTVVVREGLEDPLDDLGMVQQQLEQLSVIGRCEYQKTCMLLVQLFDQAVRSYSELLGNPSQGMEITIQEGQLTWLVYVISSAIGGRVSFNSNEEHDTMDGELVCRVLQLMNLTDSRLVQGGCEKLEMAMLSFFEAFRKIYVGDQVQKNSKVYRRLSEALGLNDEATVLSVFIRKIITNLKYWGRSEQIISKTLILLNDLSVGYSCVRKLVKLDEVQFMLNNHTSEHFPFLGNSVAVTEMRCRSMFYTSLGRLLMVDLGEDEDRFHTFMLPLTASFESIGTLLASADSPLFASDEAKKALIGLARDLRGLAFSFNTKTSYMMLFDWIYPNYTPILLRAIELWYHDPQVTTPVLKLFAELVQNRSQRLQFDVSSPNGILLFREASKIICNYGSRILNVEVPKEQTYPLKLKGISICFSMLKAALCGSYVNFGVFRLYGDEALDNALNIFVKLLLSISQSDLLDYPKLSQTYYVLLECLAQDHMSFLSTLEPQVFLYILSSISEGLTALDTMVCTGCCATLDHIVTYLFKQLTQKVYPGKEQRVGMTANSDMFLKVLEMHPEILQQILSTVLNVIMFEDCRNQWSMSRPLLGLILLNEEYFNQMRESIIRSQPPDKQAAMAQWFENLMDGIERNLLTKNRDRFTQNLSMFRRDINDSLKGPNVNTSSVNDMMTS; this is translated from the exons ATGGCTGATGAACAG GGAATAAGACAACTGGAACTTCTCTGTAAACAATTATATGAATCCCAAGATACATCTGTAAGAGCAGAAGCTGAAAAAACTTTGGTAGTATTTCAATCGGGTCCAGATGCTCTTACCAAATGCCAAGTTCTTCTCGATAGGGGTGATTCCTGTTATGCACAGCTTCTAGCAGCAACCACCCTAACCAAATTAGTGTCTCGAAGTGCGCAGGGGTTGAGTTTACAACAAAGAGTAGATAttagaaattatgttttaaattatttagcaACAAGACCAAAACTGCCCAATTTTGTTCTCCAAGCCTTAGTTACGCTGTTTGCAAGGATCACCAAATTGGGATGGTTTGATTCACATAAAGATGAGTTTGTGTTTAGGAATGTTGTGTCtgatattggaaaatttttacaa GGTTCCGTGGAACATTGTATGATAGGTGTTCAACTACTATCCCAACTCACTTGTGAAATGAACCAAATTTCTGAAGTTGAAGCTAACAGGTCACTAACTAAACATCGTaaaattgcttcttcatttagGGATACTCAactgtttgaaatttttcgcCTTTCTTGTACTTTATTAGGAAACGCCAGAGAAAATTGCaagaatttgaatttcaacGATGAAAGCCAACATGGTTTGATGACGCAGCTCTTAAGGTTGGCTCAGAACTGTCTCACTTTTGATTTTATAG GTACGTCTACTGACGAATCCTCTGATGATCTGTGCACTGTTCAAATACCTACCAGCTGGAGACCGGCGTTTCTGGATTTTACAactcttaaattatttttcgatcTATACCATTCACTACCAAACACCCTTTCATCTTTAGCTTTATCATGTCTAGTTCAAATAGCTTCTGTGAGGCGTTCCCTATTTAGCAATACAGAAAGAGCAAAGTTCTTGACACATTTGGTGAACGGGGTCAAACACATTTTACAGAATCCTCAAGGTTTAAGCGATCCCGCAAATTATCATGAATTTTGCAGACTTTTAGCTAGGCTTAAATCCAACTATCAACTTGGTGAGTTAGTTATGGTGGATAACTATCCAGAAGCAATTCAACTGATAGCTAAATTTACCGTGCAAAGTTTACAG ATGTGGCAGTTCGCCCCCAACAGTGTCCATTATTTGTTGAGCCTGTGGCAGCGTATGGTAGCTTCAGTTCCCTACGTTAAGGCAACGGAACCTCATTTATTGGAAACGTACACTCCTGAAGTAACAAATGCTTACATCACTTCTCGTCTTGAATCAGTAACTGTAGTGGTACGTGAAGGACTCGAGGATCCTTTAGACGATCTGGGAATGGTACAGCAGCAATTGGAACAGCTATCGGTGATAGGACGATGcgaatatcaaaaaacatgcATGCTTTTAGTACAGTTATTCGATCAGGCTGTGAGAAGTTATTCGGAGCTATTGGGTAATCCTAGTCAAGGAATGGAGATAACCATTCAAGAAG GTCAGTTAACCTGGTTGGTTTATGTAATAAGTTCGGCAATAGGTGGTAGGGTATCGTTTAATAGTAACGAAGAACATGATACAATGGACGGTGAATTAGTGTGTAGAGTGCTGCAATTAATGAATTTAACGGACTCCAGATTAGTGCAAGGTGGTTGTGAAAAACTAGAAATGGCTATGTTGAGTTTCTTCGAAGCATTTAGGAAGATATACGTTGGTGACCAGGTGCAGAAGAATTCCAAAGTGTATAGGAGGCTTTCGGAAGCTTTGGGACTAAACGATGAAGCCACCGTTCTTAGTGTTTTCATTAGAAAAAT TATTACTAACTTGAAATACTGGGGACGGAGTGAACAAATAATAAGCAAAACGTTGATACTACTCAACGATCTTTCTGTGGGTTACAGTTGTGTTAGGAAGCTTGTTAAGTTAGACGAAGTTCAGTTTATGTTGAACAATCACACTAGCGAACATTTTCCTTTCCTTGGTAATTCAGTAGCGGTAACGGAAATGCGCTGTAGATCAATGTTTTATACATCTCTGGGTAGGCTGCTTATGGTCGATTTGGGAGAGGATGAAGATCGATTTCATACATTCATGTTACCTTTAACAG CATCATTTGAAAGTATAGGAACGCTATTAGCATCAGCGGACTCTCCATTATTTGCATCGGATGAAGCCAAAAAAGCTCTTATAGGCCTAGCTAGAGATTTGCGGGGATTAGCTTTCTCGTTTAATACCAAAACTTCCTACATGATGCTCTTCGATTGGAT TTATCCCAATTATACGCCGATTTTACTCAGAGCTATTGAATTATGGTATCATGATCCACAAGTAACTACTCCTGTTTTAAAGCTGTTTGCTGAATTAGTACAAAATAGATCACAAAGGTTGCAGTTTGATGTTTCATCTCCGAATGGTATATTATTATTTAGGGAAGCtagtaaaattatttgtaattatg gtaGTAGAATATTGAATGTAGAAGTACCAAAAGAACAAACGTATCCATTGAAGTTGAAAGGTATAtcaatatgtttttcgatgCTCAAAGCTGCCCTATGTGGAAGTTACGTCAACTTCGGAGTATTTAGATTATATGGCGATGAAGCCTTAGATAACGccttaaatatttttgtaaaattgttgCTGTCAATTTCTCAATCAGATTTATTG gaTTATCCCAAGCTTTCTCAAACATATTATGTTCTACTAGAGTGCCTGGCTCAAGATCACATGAGTTTCCTATCGACGCTGGAACCTCAAGTTTTCCTGTATATTTTATCGTCGATTTCGGAAGGACTTACTGCCTTAG acaCTATGGTTTGTACAGGATGCTGTGCAACGTTGGATCATATAGTAACCTATTTATTCAAGCAATTAACGCAAAAAG TGTATCCAGGTAAAGAACAACGCGTTGGAATGACTGCGAATAGTGACATGTTTTTGAAAGTACTTGAAATGCATCCGGAGATTCTACAACAAATATTGAGCACCGTATTGAACGTAATAATGTTCGAAGATTGTAGGAACCAGTGGTCGATGTCGCGACCTCTTCTAGGGCTTATTTTACTAAACgaagaatatttcaatcaaatgaGGGAGAGTATTATCAGAAGTCAACCTCCAGATAAGCAAGCGGCGATGGCGCAATGGTTTGAAAATCTCATGGATGGAATAGAAAGAAATTTACTAACTAAAAACAGAGATAG gtttacGCAGAATTTGTCGATGTTCAGAAGAGATATAAACGACTCTTTGAAAGGGCCCAATGTAAATACTTCTTCAGTCAATGATATGATGACTTCATAG
- the LOC130441835 gene encoding galactoside 2-alpha-L-fucosyltransferase Sec1-like yields MLSNNRNLLFKGIILALCIISCVHLFIFPLFETNTDSNIIRTYLDFEQSLCLNNIRKKRSFNRAKCPQYGIITVMQGGRLGNQIWEYASVWAYARETGLEPYIPRCIKLKLETIFDKLSLPTFETISHCLVQTDLFYLPSAKAFPNNTLDAWHFTNQSIILPKYITSPELISTWVQDITQEFSIKKSLLDKSHRILQAAVKCVNISVKTFIGVHVRRTDYVSYIKRKYNAEPVDSKFFLKAMDMFEKKYPDSIFIIVSDDPKWCWKEFKFKKNAYVVGKYHGGSSTPALDLTILASCNHTIFDYGTYGMWGALLAGGETVYYDLNPEYSSHKLGRYMKNWHSL; encoded by the coding sequence ATGTTAAGTAACAACCGCAATTTACTATTTAAAGGTATTATTTTAGCATTATGTATAATATCTTGTGTTCATTTGTTTATCTTTCCCTTATTTGAAACGAATACCGACTCAAATATAATAAGGACTTATTTGGATTTTGAACAGTCGTTATGTCTGAATAATATTCGTAAAAAAAGATCATTTAATCGAGCAAAGTGTCCCCAATATGGTATAATCACTGTAATGCAAGGCGGTAGATTAGGCAATCAAATATGGGAATATGCCTCAGTTTGGGCTTACGCTAGAGAAACTGGATTAGAACCGTATATACCTCGGTGcattaaattgaaattggaaaCTATATTCGATAAATTATCCCTGCCAACATTTGAGACAATTAGCCATTGTCTAGTTCAAACAGATTTATTTTATCTTCCTTCTGCAAAAGCTTTTCCAAATAATACCTTAGATGCCTGGCATTTCACTAACCAAAGTATTATTCTGCCAAAGTACATCACATCACCTGAACTAATATCAACTTGGGTCCAAGATATCACTCAAGagtttagtattaaaaaaagtcTGTTAGATAAAAGTCATAGAATATTACAAGCAGCCGTTAAATGTGTAAATATATCAGTAAAAACATTTATAGGGGTTCATGTGAGAAGAACTGATTATGTCagttatataaaaagaaaatataatgcCGAACCCGTCGattcaaaattctttttaaagGCGATGGATatgtttgaaaagaaatatccagattcaatatttattattgtcagTGATGATCCCAAATGGTGTTGGAAAGAATTTAAATTCAAGAAGAATGCTTATGTTGTGGGAAAATATCACGGTGGCAGCTCTACTCCTGCTTTAGATTTAACAATTTTGGCTTCCTGCAACCATACGATCTTTGATTATGGAACATACGGTATGTGGGGTGCTCTTTTAGCTGGAGGAGAAACAGTCTATTATGATCTTAATCCTGAGTATTCCTCGCACAAACTTGGAAGATACATGAAAAACTGGCATAGTCTCTAA
- the LOC130441834 gene encoding exportin-7 isoform X1, with protein sequence MADEQGIRQLELLCKQLYESQDTSVRAEAEKTLVVFQSGPDALTKCQVLLDRGDSCYAQLLAATTLTKLVSRSAQGLSLQQRVDIRNYVLNYLATRPKLPNFVLQALVTLFARITKLGWFDSHKDEFVFRNVVSDIGKFLQGSVEHCMIGVQLLSQLTCEMNQISEVEANRSLTKHRKIASSFRDTQLFEIFRLSCTLLGNARENCKNLNFNDESQHGLMTQLLRLAQNCLTFDFIGTSTDESSDDLCTVQIPTSWRPAFLDFTTLKLFFDLYHSLPNTLSSLALSCLVQIASVRRSLFSNTERAKFLTHLVNGVKHILQNPQGLSDPANYHEFCRLLARLKSNYQLGELVMVDNYPEAIQLIAKFTVQSLQMWQFAPNSVHYLLSLWQRMVASVPYVKATEPHLLETYTPEVTNAYITSRLESVTVVVREGLEDPLDDLGMVQQQLEQLSVIGRCEYQKTCMLLVQLFDQAVRSYSELLGNPSQGMEITIQEGQLTWLVYVISSAIGGRVSFNSNEEHDTMDGELVCRVLQLMNLTDSRLVQGGCEKLEMAMLSFFEAFRKIYVGDQVQKNSKVYRRLSEALGLNDEATVLSVFIRKIITNLKYWGRSEQIISKTLILLNDLSVGYSCVRKLVKLDEVQFMLNNHTSEHFPFLGNSVAVTEMRCRSMFYTSLGRLLMVDLGEDEDRFHTFMLPLTASFESIGTLLASADSPLFASDEAKKALIGLARDLRGLAFSFNTKTSYMMLFDWIYPNYTPILLRAIELWYHDPQVTTPVLKLFAELVQNRSQRLQFDVSSPNGILLFREASKIICNYGSRILNVEVPKEQTYPLKLKGISICFSMLKAALCGSYVNFGVFRLYGDEALDNALNIFVKLLLSISQSDLLDYPKLSQTYYVLLECLAQDHMSFLSTLEPQVFLYILSSISEGLTALGGHLNHFTDTMVCTGCCATLDHIVTYLFKQLTQKVYPGKEQRVGMTANSDMFLKVLEMHPEILQQILSTVLNVIMFEDCRNQWSMSRPLLGLILLNEEYFNQMRESIIRSQPPDKQAAMAQWFENLMDGIERNLLTKNRDRFTQNLSMFRRDINDSLKGPNVNTSSVNDMMTS encoded by the exons ATGGCTGATGAACAG GGAATAAGACAACTGGAACTTCTCTGTAAACAATTATATGAATCCCAAGATACATCTGTAAGAGCAGAAGCTGAAAAAACTTTGGTAGTATTTCAATCGGGTCCAGATGCTCTTACCAAATGCCAAGTTCTTCTCGATAGGGGTGATTCCTGTTATGCACAGCTTCTAGCAGCAACCACCCTAACCAAATTAGTGTCTCGAAGTGCGCAGGGGTTGAGTTTACAACAAAGAGTAGATAttagaaattatgttttaaattatttagcaACAAGACCAAAACTGCCCAATTTTGTTCTCCAAGCCTTAGTTACGCTGTTTGCAAGGATCACCAAATTGGGATGGTTTGATTCACATAAAGATGAGTTTGTGTTTAGGAATGTTGTGTCtgatattggaaaatttttacaa GGTTCCGTGGAACATTGTATGATAGGTGTTCAACTACTATCCCAACTCACTTGTGAAATGAACCAAATTTCTGAAGTTGAAGCTAACAGGTCACTAACTAAACATCGTaaaattgcttcttcatttagGGATACTCAactgtttgaaatttttcgcCTTTCTTGTACTTTATTAGGAAACGCCAGAGAAAATTGCaagaatttgaatttcaacGATGAAAGCCAACATGGTTTGATGACGCAGCTCTTAAGGTTGGCTCAGAACTGTCTCACTTTTGATTTTATAG GTACGTCTACTGACGAATCCTCTGATGATCTGTGCACTGTTCAAATACCTACCAGCTGGAGACCGGCGTTTCTGGATTTTACAactcttaaattatttttcgatcTATACCATTCACTACCAAACACCCTTTCATCTTTAGCTTTATCATGTCTAGTTCAAATAGCTTCTGTGAGGCGTTCCCTATTTAGCAATACAGAAAGAGCAAAGTTCTTGACACATTTGGTGAACGGGGTCAAACACATTTTACAGAATCCTCAAGGTTTAAGCGATCCCGCAAATTATCATGAATTTTGCAGACTTTTAGCTAGGCTTAAATCCAACTATCAACTTGGTGAGTTAGTTATGGTGGATAACTATCCAGAAGCAATTCAACTGATAGCTAAATTTACCGTGCAAAGTTTACAG ATGTGGCAGTTCGCCCCCAACAGTGTCCATTATTTGTTGAGCCTGTGGCAGCGTATGGTAGCTTCAGTTCCCTACGTTAAGGCAACGGAACCTCATTTATTGGAAACGTACACTCCTGAAGTAACAAATGCTTACATCACTTCTCGTCTTGAATCAGTAACTGTAGTGGTACGTGAAGGACTCGAGGATCCTTTAGACGATCTGGGAATGGTACAGCAGCAATTGGAACAGCTATCGGTGATAGGACGATGcgaatatcaaaaaacatgcATGCTTTTAGTACAGTTATTCGATCAGGCTGTGAGAAGTTATTCGGAGCTATTGGGTAATCCTAGTCAAGGAATGGAGATAACCATTCAAGAAG GTCAGTTAACCTGGTTGGTTTATGTAATAAGTTCGGCAATAGGTGGTAGGGTATCGTTTAATAGTAACGAAGAACATGATACAATGGACGGTGAATTAGTGTGTAGAGTGCTGCAATTAATGAATTTAACGGACTCCAGATTAGTGCAAGGTGGTTGTGAAAAACTAGAAATGGCTATGTTGAGTTTCTTCGAAGCATTTAGGAAGATATACGTTGGTGACCAGGTGCAGAAGAATTCCAAAGTGTATAGGAGGCTTTCGGAAGCTTTGGGACTAAACGATGAAGCCACCGTTCTTAGTGTTTTCATTAGAAAAAT TATTACTAACTTGAAATACTGGGGACGGAGTGAACAAATAATAAGCAAAACGTTGATACTACTCAACGATCTTTCTGTGGGTTACAGTTGTGTTAGGAAGCTTGTTAAGTTAGACGAAGTTCAGTTTATGTTGAACAATCACACTAGCGAACATTTTCCTTTCCTTGGTAATTCAGTAGCGGTAACGGAAATGCGCTGTAGATCAATGTTTTATACATCTCTGGGTAGGCTGCTTATGGTCGATTTGGGAGAGGATGAAGATCGATTTCATACATTCATGTTACCTTTAACAG CATCATTTGAAAGTATAGGAACGCTATTAGCATCAGCGGACTCTCCATTATTTGCATCGGATGAAGCCAAAAAAGCTCTTATAGGCCTAGCTAGAGATTTGCGGGGATTAGCTTTCTCGTTTAATACCAAAACTTCCTACATGATGCTCTTCGATTGGAT TTATCCCAATTATACGCCGATTTTACTCAGAGCTATTGAATTATGGTATCATGATCCACAAGTAACTACTCCTGTTTTAAAGCTGTTTGCTGAATTAGTACAAAATAGATCACAAAGGTTGCAGTTTGATGTTTCATCTCCGAATGGTATATTATTATTTAGGGAAGCtagtaaaattatttgtaattatg gtaGTAGAATATTGAATGTAGAAGTACCAAAAGAACAAACGTATCCATTGAAGTTGAAAGGTATAtcaatatgtttttcgatgCTCAAAGCTGCCCTATGTGGAAGTTACGTCAACTTCGGAGTATTTAGATTATATGGCGATGAAGCCTTAGATAACGccttaaatatttttgtaaaattgttgCTGTCAATTTCTCAATCAGATTTATTG gaTTATCCCAAGCTTTCTCAAACATATTATGTTCTACTAGAGTGCCTGGCTCAAGATCACATGAGTTTCCTATCGACGCTGGAACCTCAAGTTTTCCTGTATATTTTATCGTCGATTTCGGAAGGACTTACTGCCTTAGGTGGGCACCTAAATCATTTTACAG acaCTATGGTTTGTACAGGATGCTGTGCAACGTTGGATCATATAGTAACCTATTTATTCAAGCAATTAACGCAAAAAG TGTATCCAGGTAAAGAACAACGCGTTGGAATGACTGCGAATAGTGACATGTTTTTGAAAGTACTTGAAATGCATCCGGAGATTCTACAACAAATATTGAGCACCGTATTGAACGTAATAATGTTCGAAGATTGTAGGAACCAGTGGTCGATGTCGCGACCTCTTCTAGGGCTTATTTTACTAAACgaagaatatttcaatcaaatgaGGGAGAGTATTATCAGAAGTCAACCTCCAGATAAGCAAGCGGCGATGGCGCAATGGTTTGAAAATCTCATGGATGGAATAGAAAGAAATTTACTAACTAAAAACAGAGATAG gtttacGCAGAATTTGTCGATGTTCAGAAGAGATATAAACGACTCTTTGAAAGGGCCCAATGTAAATACTTCTTCAGTCAATGATATGATGACTTCATAG